A single region of the Nocardioides ochotonae genome encodes:
- a CDS encoding ABC transporter substrate-binding protein: MKRIPTLAAAACLVLLSACGGGDGGSDNAGSGDVDTSATLRYAASGGATSFDPHKTVSSSDFLVLSYAYDRLVHVDSEGQPVPGLAESWEFAEDMSTLTLHLRQGVEFPDGTPFDAKAVKANLDRAMQDDSITAAQLGAVDSVRVVDEATVELALGGPAVHLVLSLSDLGGMMVTPSAFDDPKALALAPDGIGRFTLADSQPGARYQFEASENYWDEDGLKLAGFDLQVITDPQTVLNGVGSDQFDCALVSPAMIDPASQIPGANVETRTVLTQTVLFPNQTKSEFGDVRVRQALNHAIDREAVLAAAQEGHGEASKGLFPDDYFVPNDAVSDLMAYDPDRAKELLAEAGLEDGFSFTAITLTIPQFVTTAEIIKEQLAAVGIEMTIKALPPADAGVSFLNGDSDAVISGWTGRPDPSMLLTNYFSEAAPQNVSKVEPEGFAEALAAANAEEDTEARGELLDQVQLTVLEHGAVAPITFNAVGTVCSEDVVGYEAPLIGNSEFRGVGITR, translated from the coding sequence ATGAAGCGCATCCCCACCCTGGCCGCCGCGGCCTGCCTGGTCCTGCTGAGCGCCTGCGGAGGCGGCGACGGCGGCTCCGACAACGCCGGCTCCGGCGACGTCGACACCAGCGCGACCCTGCGCTACGCCGCCTCGGGCGGCGCGACGTCGTTCGACCCGCACAAGACGGTGTCCAGCTCGGACTTCCTGGTCCTCAGCTACGCCTACGACCGCCTCGTGCACGTCGACTCCGAGGGCCAGCCGGTGCCCGGCTTGGCCGAGTCGTGGGAGTTCGCCGAGGACATGTCGACCCTGACGCTGCACCTGCGCCAGGGCGTGGAGTTCCCCGACGGCACCCCGTTCGACGCCAAGGCGGTCAAGGCCAACCTGGACCGGGCGATGCAGGACGACTCCATCACCGCCGCCCAGCTCGGCGCCGTGGACAGCGTCCGCGTCGTCGACGAGGCCACCGTCGAGCTCGCGCTCGGCGGGCCCGCCGTCCACCTCGTCCTCAGCCTCTCCGACCTGGGCGGGATGATGGTGACCCCCTCGGCGTTCGACGACCCGAAGGCCCTCGCGCTCGCCCCCGACGGCATCGGCCGCTTCACGCTCGCCGACTCCCAGCCCGGCGCCCGCTACCAGTTCGAGGCCAGCGAGAACTACTGGGACGAGGACGGCCTCAAGCTCGCCGGGTTCGACCTCCAGGTCATCACCGACCCGCAGACCGTGCTGAACGGCGTGGGCTCCGACCAGTTCGACTGCGCCCTGGTCTCCCCCGCGATGATCGACCCCGCCAGCCAGATCCCCGGCGCGAACGTCGAGACCCGCACGGTGCTCACCCAGACGGTGCTGTTCCCCAACCAGACCAAGAGCGAGTTCGGCGACGTCCGGGTGCGCCAGGCGCTCAACCACGCGATCGACCGCGAGGCCGTCCTCGCGGCTGCCCAGGAGGGCCACGGCGAGGCCTCGAAGGGCCTGTTCCCCGACGACTACTTCGTCCCGAACGACGCGGTGTCCGACCTGATGGCCTACGACCCCGACCGCGCCAAGGAGCTGCTCGCCGAGGCCGGCCTCGAGGACGGCTTCTCCTTCACCGCGATCACCCTGACCATCCCGCAGTTCGTCACCACCGCGGAGATCATCAAGGAGCAGCTCGCCGCCGTCGGGATCGAGATGACGATCAAGGCGCTGCCGCCGGCCGACGCCGGGGTCAGCTTCCTCAACGGTGACAGCGACGCGGTCATCTCCGGCTGGACCGGTCGCCCCGACCCCTCCATGCTCCTGACGAACTACTTCTCCGAGGCGGCCCCGCAGAACGTCTCGAAGGTCGAGCCCGAGGGCTTCGCCGAGGCCCTCGCGGCCGCCAACGCCGAGGAGGACACCGAGGCCCGCGGCGAGCTCCTCGACCAGGTGCAGCTGACCGTGCTCGAGCACGGCGCCGTCGCCCCGATCACCTTCAACGCCGTCGGCACCGTGTGCAGCGAGGACGTCGTCGGCTACGAGGCGCCGCTCATCGGCAACAGCGAGTTCCGCGGAGTCGGCATCACCCGCTGA
- a CDS encoding ABC transporter permease: MSLVPTPEIPPVVDVAGPDPTEPGAPRHESPRRRFLRRFTGPWTSRAALLVVAVWLFVAVTATWLAPHDPVVQDLTARRLPPLSPDHLLGTDSLGRDTLSRLMYGARVAAQAAAISVLVGLTFGVPPALLAGLLRGPWDAVFSRIADALLSFPPLLLALAIVGVMGPNLTNAMLAIGIVFIPRFFRVVRAATLAVREETFIEASRSIGTPTSWVLRRHVLPNVVSPLAVQISLALGFAILAESSLSFLGLGVQAPEASWGSMLSEGRAAWFYTPWPIIVPATAVVACVLACNVLGDSMADSVGRERTRA, encoded by the coding sequence ATGTCGCTCGTGCCCACCCCCGAGATCCCGCCCGTCGTCGACGTCGCCGGTCCCGACCCGACCGAGCCCGGGGCCCCGCGCCACGAGTCGCCGCGGCGCCGGTTCCTGCGCCGCTTCACCGGCCCGTGGACCTCGCGCGCTGCGCTGCTGGTCGTCGCCGTGTGGCTGTTCGTCGCGGTCACCGCCACCTGGCTGGCTCCGCACGACCCGGTCGTGCAGGACCTCACCGCACGCCGCCTGCCGCCGCTGTCCCCGGACCACCTGCTCGGCACCGACAGCCTGGGGCGCGACACCCTCTCCCGACTGATGTACGGCGCGCGCGTCGCCGCCCAGGCGGCGGCCATCTCCGTGCTCGTCGGCCTCACGTTCGGCGTACCGCCGGCGCTGCTCGCCGGGCTGCTGCGCGGGCCGTGGGACGCGGTCTTCTCCCGCATCGCCGACGCCCTGCTGAGCTTCCCGCCGCTGCTGCTGGCGCTCGCGATCGTCGGCGTGATGGGCCCCAACCTCACCAACGCGATGCTCGCGATCGGCATCGTGTTCATCCCGCGCTTCTTCCGGGTGGTCCGCGCGGCCACGCTGGCGGTGCGCGAGGAGACCTTCATCGAGGCCTCGCGCAGCATCGGCACGCCCACCTCGTGGGTGCTGCGCCGCCACGTGCTGCCCAACGTGGTCTCGCCGCTCGCGGTGCAGATCAGCCTCGCGCTCGGCTTCGCGATCCTCGCGGAGTCCTCGCTGAGCTTCCTGGGCCTCGGCGTCCAGGCGCCCGAGGCGAGCTGGGGAAGCATGCTGTCCGAGGGCCGCGCGGCGTGGTTCTACACCCCGTGGCCGATCATCGTGCCCGCCACGGCCGTGGTGGCCTGCGTGCTG
- a CDS encoding SulP family inorganic anion transporter — protein sequence MSRTAPTPAPVPPVPSVPPAHLAEPSVRTALRSPRLLRTEVLAGLVTAFALIPEAISFSILAGVDPQVGLFASFTMAVSIAFLGGRPAMVSAAAGAVALVLAPLVDSHGTDYLIAAVVLGGLMQVLLGVVGVARLMRFIPRQVMVGFVNSLAVLIFLAQVPHLIDVPWPVYPLVALGILVIVGLPRLTTAVPSPLVAIALLTALALAGGLHLPDVGDEGDLPDGLPSLLIPDVPWTLETLEVIAPYALAMALVGLLESLLTAKLVDDITDTRSDKTREAWGQGAANVVTGFFGGIGGCAMIGQTMVNVKVAGARTRISTFLAGVFVLVLTVGLGDLVGQIPMAALVAVMIMVSVTTFDWHSVAPGTLRRMPLSETAVMLATAVVVVVTHNLAIGVVAGTLVAMTLFARRVAHFTDVRRRVVADEAGERAVYTVTGELFFASSNDLYTQFAYAEDPERVVIDLAGTHVWDASTVASLDAITAKYARKGKQVEIVGLDEVSAARHARLSGSLAQH from the coding sequence GTGAGCCGCACCGCACCGACGCCTGCCCCCGTCCCGCCCGTCCCGTCCGTCCCGCCAGCCCACCTCGCCGAACCCTCCGTGCGTACGGCGCTGCGCTCGCCGCGCCTGCTGCGCACCGAGGTGCTGGCGGGCCTGGTGACGGCGTTCGCGCTGATCCCCGAGGCGATCTCGTTCTCGATCCTGGCGGGGGTGGACCCGCAGGTCGGGCTGTTCGCGTCGTTCACGATGGCGGTCTCGATCGCGTTCCTGGGCGGGCGGCCGGCGATGGTGTCGGCGGCCGCGGGCGCGGTCGCGCTGGTGCTCGCGCCGTTGGTCGACTCCCACGGCACCGACTACCTGATCGCCGCGGTCGTGCTCGGCGGCCTGATGCAGGTGCTGCTCGGCGTGGTCGGGGTGGCGAGGCTGATGCGGTTCATCCCGCGCCAGGTGATGGTCGGCTTCGTCAACAGCCTCGCGGTGCTGATCTTCCTGGCCCAGGTGCCGCACCTCATCGACGTCCCGTGGCCGGTCTACCCGCTGGTCGCGCTCGGGATCCTGGTGATCGTCGGGCTGCCGCGGCTGACCACCGCCGTACCCTCCCCGCTGGTCGCGATCGCACTGCTCACCGCGCTGGCGCTCGCCGGCGGGCTGCACCTGCCCGACGTCGGCGACGAGGGCGACCTGCCCGACGGGCTGCCCTCGCTGCTGATCCCTGACGTGCCGTGGACGCTGGAGACGCTCGAGGTCATCGCGCCGTACGCGCTCGCGATGGCGCTGGTCGGCCTGCTGGAGTCGCTGCTGACCGCCAAGCTCGTCGACGACATCACCGACACCCGCTCGGACAAGACCCGCGAGGCGTGGGGCCAGGGCGCGGCCAACGTCGTCACGGGGTTCTTCGGCGGCATCGGCGGCTGCGCGATGATCGGCCAGACGATGGTCAACGTGAAGGTCGCCGGCGCGCGCACCCGGATCTCGACGTTCCTCGCCGGCGTCTTCGTGCTGGTGCTGACCGTCGGCCTCGGCGACCTCGTCGGCCAGATCCCGATGGCCGCGCTGGTCGCGGTGATGATCATGGTCTCGGTGACCACCTTCGACTGGCACTCGGTCGCGCCCGGCACGCTGCGTCGGATGCCGCTCTCGGAGACCGCGGTCATGCTGGCCACCGCGGTCGTGGTGGTGGTGACCCACAACCTCGCCATCGGCGTCGTCGCCGGGACGCTGGTCGCGATGACCCTCTTCGCGCGCCGGGTCGCGCACTTCACCGACGTACGCCGCCGCGTGGTCGCCGACGAGGCGGGGGAGCGGGCGGTCTACACGGTCACCGGCGAGCTCTTCTTCGCCTCGAGCAACGACCTCTACACCCAGTTCGCGTACGCCGAGGACCCCGAGCGCGTCGTCATCGACCTCGCCGGCACCCATGTGTGGGACGCGTCCACCGTCGCCTCGCTGGACGCGATCACCGCGAAGTACGCTCGCAAGGGCAAGCAGGTCGAGATCGTCGGCCTCGACGAGGTGAGCGCGGCTCGGCACGCCCGTCTGAGCGGGAGCCTCGCGCAGCACTGA
- a CDS encoding ABC transporter permease has translation MGTASAATARVLPLVGRRLLLLIPLMGIVTLATFSLVFLIPGDPAHRIAGEGASPEQIAAVRANLGLDRPAYEQFLSFVGGLLQGDLGTSYTFSTPVLDMILTRMPVTVSLTAVAMVFALLIGIPAGVLAGRRAGRWQDRVVTVSSTVGLATPNFVLGLLLALVIGVNLAWLPATGYTPLSEGLWPWLQHLLLPGIALGVVAAAEIARQLRASLSDVLRQDYVRTAVAKGMLPRTVVWKHALKNAMMPVITVIGIQIGYLLGGTAVVETVFGIKGLGDFAVQSVLAGDLPAIQGMVVFAVAITVLASLVVDITYGYLNPRGEAH, from the coding sequence ATGGGCACGGCGAGTGCCGCGACCGCGCGGGTGCTGCCCCTGGTGGGGCGGCGTCTGCTCCTGCTGATCCCGCTGATGGGCATCGTCACCCTGGCGACGTTCAGCCTGGTCTTCCTGATCCCCGGCGACCCGGCCCACCGGATCGCCGGGGAGGGGGCGAGCCCCGAACAGATCGCGGCCGTCCGCGCCAACCTGGGGCTGGACCGCCCGGCGTACGAGCAGTTCCTCTCGTTCGTCGGCGGTCTCCTCCAGGGCGACCTGGGCACCAGCTACACCTTCAGCACCCCGGTGCTGGACATGATCCTGACCCGGATGCCGGTCACGGTCTCGCTGACCGCGGTGGCGATGGTCTTCGCGCTGCTCATCGGCATCCCGGCCGGCGTGCTGGCCGGGCGCCGCGCCGGGCGCTGGCAGGACCGCGTGGTCACGGTGTCCAGCACCGTCGGCCTCGCGACCCCGAACTTCGTGCTCGGGCTGCTGCTGGCGCTGGTGATCGGGGTCAACCTGGCCTGGCTGCCGGCCACCGGCTACACGCCGCTGTCCGAGGGCCTGTGGCCCTGGCTGCAGCACCTGCTGCTGCCCGGCATCGCCCTCGGCGTCGTCGCCGCCGCCGAGATCGCGCGCCAGCTGCGGGCCTCGCTGTCCGACGTGCTGCGCCAGGACTACGTCCGCACCGCCGTCGCGAAGGGGATGCTCCCGCGCACCGTCGTGTGGAAGCACGCCCTCAAGAACGCCATGATGCCGGTGATCACCGTGATCGGCATCCAGATCGGCTACCTGCTCGGCGGCACCGCGGTGGTCGAGACCGTCTTCGGCATCAAGGGTCTCGGCGACTTCGCCGTGCAGTCCGTGCTCGCCGGCGACCTGCCCGCGATCCAGGGGATGGTCGTCTTCGCGGTCGCCATCACCGTGCTGGCCAGCCTCGTCGTCGACATCACCTACGGCTACCTCAACCCCCGCGGAGAGGCACACTGA